From Cucurbita pepo subsp. pepo cultivar mu-cu-16 unplaced genomic scaffold, ASM280686v2 Cp4.1_scaffold000888, whole genome shotgun sequence:
GTGACAACGGAGTTAACTCTCTTCATCGGAAACATGAGGTAAACGTTACCAAACTCCAATTCCTCGTCAGCAGCGAGTGCGGAGAATCTGCGGCCGATGTGGAGAGACTGAGCGTTGGCGAGAAAGTGAGTAGGACATTCGAGCATTAGCTCCGCCGCGTTCACCGACTCCCGGAACTGGCGAACCTCGCCGCCTGGAAGCACGACCCTAACCGCCTTGAAATTCTTGATCAACGGCGTAGCCAAGGAGCAAGAAATATAATTCCCCATGGGAGATGGTTGGAGAGTTgcagagaaagaaacaaaaacagagagaaaaagaatcgAGGGTTTGGGAGAAGAAGAGACAGAAAAGGGGTTAATATATAGTAACGGCAGCCGtaaattctcatttttattttttattttttatttttttacttttaaccgcactctcttttcttcattttggtAATGTATTTCaaactttccattttcatccttatttatttcattatattatatattatgttcaaaatttacaaataataatttaaaaatagtattagtTACCATATAAAGTGGAATGCAAGAGAATACGTGTGAGGGAAGGGGAGCACGTGGTAAATGAAGAGCGCGTAAGCTGTAAATGCGCGTGGGACCCAAATGCAAGACACACGTCCATACGGAAACGCCACTCGCCGCTTATAACAACCGCTTTCTTTTGACCATCGCCTCCATACACCGCCGCCTTATTAatacttttcttctcttttcttttacactaatctaaaattagcctttcttaatttgaatttgaaaattcattaactaattttaaattttaaatcgaTTTAGACCTAATCTCACTCTATTTTCTAGCTAATTTTAGCTAATTTGGgttgttaaattattttttattaattatttaaaaattatatttatattataaattttaaatatcaaatatttatttatgagtCATAGTATTAATCAGATACGAAAtagaattaataattatat
This genomic window contains:
- the LOC111785985 gene encoding uncharacterized protein LOC111785985 — encoded protein: MGNYISCSLATPLIKNFKAVRVVLPGGEVRQFRESVNAAELMLECPTHFLANAQSLHIGRRFSALAADEELEFGNVYLMFPMKRVNSVVTAADLATFFMAANSAARRISAAKVRVIHENRNRESGESEAESRPRISDENNGPRLSLEGIEGFPMHRLSVCRSRKPLLETIKEEHIRGR